GACACGATCACAACCCGCTCGCGCAGGCGGTCGCCGACGGGCTGGCTTTGTAGGTGGAAGCGGACACCGCTTATCGACGAGTCCGAACACCACTTGCCGATCACAGGGCCGCGAAATGTCGATGAGAACTGACACCACTTCGGTGGGGACAGCCGACGTTGGCAGTCGTTGACGGTGAGTGCCGCGCCCGGTTGGACGATGCGGCTCGGGGTCGCCCGACCTTCCCTAGAAGGTGCTTTGCGACGGTTCCCAGACCGAGCAGTCGTGCGCGAAGAGGACGCGTCGTGGGTCGAAGTCGGCGAGTCGCTCCAGCCAGTGCTGGTAGGCGGGAAGCGGCTGCTCCACGCCGTGAAGCGCCGCTTGGCGGGCCAGCTGGTCGGATGCGAAGTGGGAGGCGAAGTCGTGCGCCTGGCCGGCGAGGATTACCGTGCCGTCGGCTTGCCGGAGGACCAGCGACTGATGCCCTTGAGTGTGCCCTGGTGTCGGAATGATCCAGACGCCCGGCCAGACCTCCGCCTCACCGGCGAATTCCTCATAGGACGCGGCAGGAAAATCGATTAACTCGTCGAAGGTGTAATCGCCGCTGCGGGCAGTGGCCAGCTCGACGTCCTGGACCAGGATGGGCTTGCCGCCCAGGAGCGGGTTCCCACCGCAGTGGTCGAAGTGGAGATGGCAGTTCGCGACGAGGGAGATGTCGTCAAGAGCGACTCCGGCCGCGGACAGGGCATCCTGCAAGTCCCGGCGTCGGGGACGGTAATGGGCTTCGGTCTCGGGATCCGCTGTGCCGATGCCGGAGTCGAACAGGATCAGACCGTGATCGTGCTGCACCAGGTAGGCGAGCACAGGTTCGACCCGCGGCTGCAGGCCACCGGTCTCCGACGCGGGCCGGATGAAATACCCCAGATCAAGGCGACGCACCGGCATGTTCTTCCCCATGCGGCCAGCCTGTCAGGTTTGGGTGTTCCGGTCGGCCAGTCTGCCGAGAGCAGAACCACCACCGACCTCATCGGCCGCGAGGCGTGCGATTCACGTGCCGGGTTCAGCCTGCGGCGGAGTCCTGGGCAGCGGCACGGGCCTGTGTAATGGCGAGGCGGTAGGATTCGGTGCCGGTCTGGATCAGGTTGCCGCCGAAGGTCAGCCGGTCGACGATGGCCGCGCAGAGCCTCGGGTCGGTGAAGGTCTTGGTCCAGCCGCTGAAACTCTCGTTCGAGGCGATGGCAACGCTGTTCTTCTCCTCACGTTCCGTCAGAACCTGGAACAGCAGCTCAGCGCCCCTGCGGCCCAGCTCCATGTAGCCCAGCTCATCGATGCACAAAAGATCGACACGGCCGTAGCGGGCGATGGTCTTGGTCAGCACCTTCTCGTCCGCGGCCTCGACCAGCTCGTTGACGAGCTTGGTCGCGGGCGTGTACTTGACCCGGTAGCCGGCCATGGCCGCTTCGGTGCCCAGCGCGATCAGCAGGTGCGACTTGCCGGTGCCCGAGTCACCGATCAGGCAGAGCGGCAGGCCCTTCTTGACCCAGTCGCAGGTTGCCACAAGGGGTGTGCTCGCATCGGCGGCTGAACTCTTGCGGCGGCCCCTTGAGGGCCAGGTGCTTCCGCCGGTCGGGAAGTTTGCTGATTACCTGTGGTCACAGCGGTGTTAGGGGCATGCTAGGCGGGCGCCGGAGCAGAGGAACCGCGTCGGCGGTGGTCACGGGCCAGGGGGGATCCAAGTGCGCGGGACCGTGCTCCAGGAGCGGTATCGGCTGGAGGGGCTCATCGGGGCCGGAGGGTGTGGCCGCGTTCCTCGGGTACGTCGGGATCCCGCCCGGCGAGAACGATCGCCAGTCGGGTGTCGGTACGGGCCCTGGCCCACACAGCGCGCAGATCGATGCCGAGTTCCGCGACCGCAGCGTCCAGGTCCCGGCCGTGCCGGAGAACGGTGATGAGCCGGCTGGCCTGGCGGCCGGTGAGCGGGACGGGGTCGGTCATGCCCGCACCCCACGGGCGCCACATGCCGTATCTAGTGCCGCATCCGGAAGACGTTCGTTTCCGGCGGCTGGGCAGGGGGTGCAGGTGCCTCCTGCCGTGTTGTCGGAGGCGGATGCAAGACTCTCGCCATGACGGAAACGCTCGGCGCGGGCATCGCGCTCATCTCCATCGTCGGCCGTGAATTCAGTCAGGTGGACGCGGTGGAGGAGACGCTGACTGACGTGTTCGCCTATGCCGGCCCCATGCGTGATCAGATCACTGAGGAAGGGATTTGCCGCACCCTGGTACTCCAGATCAGCGAACTCACGGACGGTCGGGCTGCGCAAAGCGCACTTCCTCTGGTCCCGTTCGACATCAGCGACGTGGGTCCGAGCCAGGCGCGGGTGCGAGTTATCGCGGCTGCTCCGGAGGACCTGCGGGCCGTGACGGCCGTCATCTCGGCAGGACACTCGCTGGTCGGGGAGCCTGCTCAGGGCAAGGATGGCAGTGCGGTACTGGTGGTCTCTGCGGGCTGACGACAAACGCGGGTGACCCCACGGTCTCAGGCGACGTTGTCAGCCGCACGTCGCTCAGGCCCTCCCCCTCACTGGCCGGTGCTGGGTTCCCTTCCCGCCCTCATCCGGGCCGGCCGGGGGACCACCGCCACCCTACGAGACCCCTGGCGGGTCACTTCAGTGTTCCTGCCACGAACGAGTGCCGTATCAGCTAACAGCCGACTTCTCCCTGGCGCACCGTGCTCAGCCGCCCACCTCCTGCCCGTCCGCGGTCAGCATCCCGCCGCGCCACCCCGGCCCACCGCCGCTGCGCCGCCACCACCTCCGGCAGACCACGCAGATCCAGGTGCTCCAGCGGCTGGTTCGCGTCCGCGTCCAGCAGCCACCGCCCATGCCGCACGCACACCCGCTCCCACCGCGGCGCATACCGCACCACCCGCACGGCCGCCCCCGTCCGGCGAGCGGTGCACAGCCGGCAGCCGAACGTCACGGGACCGGCTACCGCGCCACCGACCCGCCACAGCCCTACCGGGTCGCCGGCCTCGGCGCGCAGTTTGGCGTCTTCTTCTCCCCAGGACGGCAACGTCCGTGCCAGCACGCCTTCCTCGACGCCGCACATGCCAACTAGGAGCTGCCGCCCGGCCGCGTTCAGCAGCACCTCGGCATCGGCCCGCGCGCCCCCTCCCTCATGCCCGAGCGGGTAGTTGCGCCACTTCCAGCACGCCCGCAGCACCTTCGCTTCCATCCCGTAGCGCCTGGCGACGCGGCAGATCAGCGACGAGGTCGTCTCTCCCTGCAGGGGAGCGGTACGCAGGAGGACGGGGTTACGGATCACCCCACCACGGTCTCGTGTTCACCGGCCGGGGCGGACGCATTCGCAAAAGATGCGCAGTGGCTAAAAGCAGACTCAATCCGCAACTCCCGGTCGATCAGTCAGGTCGGCGAGGAGGCGCACCCCCGTGTCGGTTGTTTCTGCCGGTCAAGAACGTGCTCGGTACGCACTCCGTACGCCAAATGTACGCTTCACGGTCGCTGCGCCTGGGCGGCTTGATGCTCCACGACTGTCACACTCCACGCCTAGCTCCCGCAGCGCGGCGAGCTGCTCGGCGTCGAGTTTGTGGCGTCGCTGCTTGGTGTTGGTGATCCTTACGTCCAGTCGGACCGGGACCGGCTCCGTCTGACCCTCAACCGCGATCTCCACGATGGCGCTGCGGGGTACGGGCCGCTGGCCTTCGCGTTCGACCCACTGCGCCAGGGCTGCCAGTCCCCTCTGGAACGCCGCCTGTGCCTTGCTCCCGGCCTTCCCCCGGGCCCTTCGCCGCGCCATCAGCGGCTGGTGCCGGGGACGGTGTCACGCCCAGCCGGGTGAGCCGTTGCTGTTGTTCGGTGGTGAGCTGTTTCCAGGTGGCTGGTTTGCGCTGCTGCTTCAGCCAGCGTCCGAGGTCGTCGCCGTTAAGGAGGACGCCGGGGGCGATGTCGGGGAGCCGGCTGCCTGGTTCGTCGGCGGCGAGGTCGGCGAGGACGCGGTGGTGGCGCTGCCAGTCCAGCGGCCAGGGGCAGTTCCAGTCGGCGTCGATCGCGGTGAGCTGCTTCGCGCGTACGGCGGCCCGATCCGCGTTTTTGCCGGGGCCGCCCTTCCCCTGCGCCCGCCACAGCCACTGCGGCCCGCCGCCAAGGCCCGGTCGGCAGTGCAGCCGGTGCCCCGGCGTGGACCCGGGGCACCGCGGCCGCTGCGGCAGCCGCTTTCCCTATGCCGCAGCGACGCCTTTCCTGCTGCGGGACCATAGTGGCCCGTGAACCGTGCAGACCGCGTCCGCCGGCCCGGGCACGTCACCGCACCGTAAGAAGGGGCCGCCGGCGAACAGCTCCCGGGCGACCTCTCCTGGCGGGGTCCTGGGTGATCCACCGCTTCACTGCCACGGTCGCTGCGCCTGGGCGGCTGATGCTCTACGGCTGTCACGCCCACTGCATGCCTAGCTCTCGCAAGGCGTGGAGTTGTTCGGCGTCGAGTTTGTGGCGTCGCTGTCGGGTGTTGGTGATCCATACGCCCAGTCGGACCGGCACCGGTTCGGGTTCGCCGTCGATCGTGATCTCGACGATGGTGCTGCGGGGTACAGGCCGGTGGGCGCCTTCCCGCTCCACCCACTCGGTGAGGGCGGCGAGCCCGCGCTGGAACGCCTGCTGTGCCTTGCTCCCGGCCTTCCCCGGCCCTTTCGCTGCGCCCTGGGCGGCTGGTGCCGCAGCCGGTGCCTCGTCCGGTGTCACGCCCAGTCGGGTGAGCCGTTCCTGCTGCTCCCCTGACAGCTGCTTCCAGGTGCTGGGCTGTTTCTGCCGCTGGAGCCAGCGCCCCAGATCATCCCTGTCGTGGAGGACGCCGGGTGCGATGTCGGGCAGGTGGCCGTCTGGTTCGTCGGCGGCGAGGTCGGTGAGGACGCGGTGGTGGCGCTGCCAGTCCAGTGGCCAGGGGCAGTTCCAGTCGGGGTCGATAGCGGTCAGCTGTCCTGCGCGCTGCTCCGCCCGGTCGGGGTTCTTGCCGAGGCCGCCGTTGCGGCGGAGGTTGGCGATCAGTTGTCCGATCGCGACCCGCTGGCCGTCGGGGTCGTCCCACATGGCGTCCTGCCGCGGCGCGAGGTGCCCCATGGCGCGCCGGTACGACCGGAGGGTGGCGAGCTTGTTCTCCCACGCTTCTTCGCCGGGTTCCCACACCATGCCGGCCTCGGGGGCGTCGAGCAGCTCGACGCGGTGGGGGTCGAGCTCGCCTGCCCGTAGCGCTTTGCGTTGCTGGTGCACCCACCTGCCCAGCGGGAACGCCTTGGTCACCCCCACCTGGGTCTCGACGTCGTAGGGCACGGCGTGCAGCCCGGTGATGTTGTTCTCCGTCCGCCAGCGCAGGAGGGCTTGGTAGCCCTCGAGCCAGACCAGTGACTGTGGCCGATAGACGCGGGTGCGCAGGAATGCGGCGATGGTGGCGGGGTCGCGGGGGCTGGAGAACTGCAGCAGCTCCGACTCCGCCCCGCCGTTCCCCGGCTCCCGCCCTTCCTGCTGACCGGCGCCGGGACCAGCACCGGTGCCGGTGATGATGCGTCCGTCGGCGTCCCGCCGGACGTGCGCCTTGCGCGTGCCTCGGGTGAGGGCTCGGTTGGCGAGTTGTTCGGTGAGGTGTTCGGAGTGGGAGCGCAGGCCTTGGAGGACGGCGACGAGGGGGGTGTAGGAGGCGCTGGCGATCATGTCGGTGGGGTTTTCGCCGGGCTGGAGGAAGACGGGCACGATGATCCGCGCGGTCTTGGTGGTGCCGTCGAGGTTGGGCCGTAGTGCCCGGCCGATGTTCTGCACGATCTCGACCTGGGAGCTACGGGTGTCGGCGAAGCAGACGGCCTCCACACCCCGCTCGCCTCTGATGTCGACGCCTTCGCCGAGGACGCG
Above is a genomic segment from Streptomyces collinus Tu 365 containing:
- a CDS encoding N-acyl homoserine lactonase family protein; translated protein: MGKNMPVRRLDLGYFIRPASETGGLQPRVEPVLAYLVQHDHGLILFDSGIGTADPETEAHYRPRRRDLQDALSAAGVALDDISLVANCHLHFDHCGGNPLLGGKPILVQDVELATARSGDYTFDELIDFPAASYEEFAGEAEVWPGVWIIPTPGHTQGHQSLVLRQADGTVILAGQAHDFASHFASDQLARQAALHGVEQPLPAYQHWLERLADFDPRRVLFAHDCSVWEPSQSTF
- a CDS encoding helicase associated domain-containing protein; translation: MPQRPRCPGSTPGHRLHCRPGLGGGPQWLWRAQGKGGPGKNADRAAVRAKQLTAIDADWNCPWPLDWQRHHRVLADLAADEPGSRLPDIAPGVLLNGDDLGRWLKQQRKPATWKQLTTEQQQRLTRLGVTPSPAPAADGAAKGPGEGREQGTGGVPEGTGSPGAVGRTRRPAARTPQRHRGDRG
- a CDS encoding DEAD/DEAH box helicase; protein product: MIQLREHQVRQKSAFQNWVGFSARSSVPAQGARRTIVSATGSGKTITAAACALECFPAGRVLVTVPTLDLLVQTAQAWRAVGHRAAMVAVCSLESDPVLDSLGVRTTTNPIQLALWAGAGPVVVFATYASLVDRDDFDDPEGQGRMRGPLEAALAGGERLYGQRMAPFDLAVVDEAHGTAGDLGRSWAAIHDNTRIPADFRLYLTATPRILAPPRPQRGKDGRELELCSMGQDSPTFGPWLAEFALAEAIERGVLAGFEIDVLEIEDPDYFVGLSDEARRGRRLALLQAALLEHASARNIKTMMTFHSRVEEAEAFALNLPQTAADLYADEVTAHALDEAADRPRSPLGAEPGDVEEAGRHVPADRVWSAWLCGDHLVTERRETLRQFANGIDAAGRRVHRAFLASCRVLGEGVDIRGERGVEAVCFADTRSSQVEIVQNIGRALRPNLDGTTKTARIIVPVFLQPGENPTDMIASASYTPLVAVLQGLRSHSEHLTEQLANRALTRGTRKAHVRRDADGRIITGTGAGPGAGQQEGREPGNGGAESELLQFSSPRDPATIAAFLRTRVYRPQSLVWLEGYQALLRWRTENNITGLHAVPYDVETQVGVTKAFPLGRWVHQQRKALRAGELDPHRVELLDAPEAGMVWEPGEEAWENKLATLRSYRRAMGHLAPRQDAMWDDPDGQRVAIGQLIANLRRNGGLGKNPDRAEQRAGQLTAIDPDWNCPWPLDWQRHHRVLTDLAADEPDGHLPDIAPGVLHDRDDLGRWLQRQKQPSTWKQLSGEQQERLTRLGVTPDEAPAAAPAAQGAAKGPGKAGSKAQQAFQRGLAALTEWVEREGAHRPVPRSTIVEITIDGEPEPVPVRLGVWITNTRQRRHKLDAEQLHALRELGMQWA